In the Ananas comosus cultivar F153 unplaced genomic scaffold, ASM154086v1, whole genome shotgun sequence genome, one interval contains:
- the LOC109704535 gene encoding circumsporozoite protein-like: MRFRRFYGSSGQTRSESAEPIYPLTAFNVPEAVLTFQSNFGHCGDRGSDAKICEQCAQHEKRQQQQCSPAKAELGLAAGGRTASASAGGGSRWSKGSGEPAGRRREAAGGTAEEINSSKWLSGSTLPGGTAAAGGGRGDGDPSPEAVGRVVLPAVGGGDTQIGGKPSLGPHQVWAAAGASGGGRRWSGTSGNTRVRSPTGGCSSRPRADSSSARAAADCRRWSRRRRQRVRMATAGRDGAGEIEKGGSSNPERQQGEEEEISQPRPDLSRFAASCQGGGGGALGRPGRRRPAAMMLEKGLGQRWELGLAAGGRTASAPTGDGSSRSMGFGGGAGRRRATAGGAAAEIKPAQLLSGSRAPAARRRSEELGTATDRRRRPRGRPCTLRWAAAVLVGGAAPRLARTGLGGCRSSQRRPAACGDDGGSTPEVTGVGWEVARPKEGGGGARNSRLARLGLG; encoded by the exons atgcgatttcggcgcttttatggttcGTCTGGACAAACCAGAAGTGAATCAGCCGAGCCAATATACCCATTGACAGCTTTcaacgtgccggaggccgtgctcacctttcagaGCAATTTCGGCCACTGCGGAGATCGCGGGAGTGACGCGAAAATCTGCGAACAGTGCGCACAGCATGAAAAAC GACAGCAACAACAATGCTCACCGGCCAAGGCAGAGCTAGGGCtggccgccggcggccggacggcgagcGCTTCGGCCGGAGGTGGGAGCAGATGGTCCAAGGGGTCTGGGGaacctgctggccggcggcgcgAGGCGGCCGGTGGCACGGCGGAAGAGATCAATTCCTCCAAGTGGCTCTCGGGTTCAACGCTTCCCGGTggcacggcggcggccggaggaggtcggggcgacggCGATCCGTCGCCGGAGGCCGTGGGAAGGGTGGTGCTCCCCgctgtgggcggcggcgacacGCAGATTGGAGGGAAGCCCAGCCTCGGCCCGCACCAAGTCTGGGCGGCTGCAGGAGCTtcgggcggcggccggcggtggTCGGGGACGTCGGGAAACACGCGCGTGAGGTCGCCGACAGGAGGCTGCAGCTCGCGGCCACGAGCTGACTcgagctcggcccgagctgcAGCAGATTGCCGCAGATGGTCCCGACGGCGCCGGCAACGCGTGCGGATGGCGACGGCTGGCAGGGACGGCGCCGGGGAGATCGAGAAGGGTGGTTCATCCAATCCCGAGCGGCAGcagggcgaggaggaggagatctcACAACCTCGGCCAGATCTGTCCAGGTTCGCCGCATCCTGCcagggcggcggtggcggcgctctGGGGCGGCcgggacggcggcggccggcggcgatgATGCTGGAGAAGGGTCTCGGCCAGAGG tgggagctagggctggccgccggcggccggacAGCGAGCGCTCCGACCGGGGACGGGAGCAGTCGGTCCATGGGGTTCGGAGgtggtgctggccggcggcgggcgacAGCCGGTggtgcggcggcggagatcaagCCCGCACAGCtcctctcgggttcaagggcgccggcggcgaggcggcggtcGGAGGAGCTCGGGACGGCGACCGATcggcgccggaggccgaggggaaggcCGTGCACCctacggtgggcggcggcggtgctcgTGGGCGGCGCGGCTCCAAGGTTGGCTCGCACCGGTCTGGGCGGGTGCAGGAGCtcccagcggcggccggcggcgtgcggggaCGACGGGGGAAGCACGCCGGAGGTCACCGGGGTCGGCTGGGAGGTGGCACGACCGAAGGAAGGTGGTGGCGGCGCCCGAAACTCGAGGTTGGCCCGactcggtctgggctga